DNA from Rubripirellula lacrimiformis:
CTGCAGCGATCCGTAGTGTCGTTCGTTGAGACGCCAGCTACGCTGCACGGGGATCCACATTTGATCCATTTCTTCTAACGCCAACCAAAGCGTCTTGATGGCTCGCTTTAGCACCGATGTGAACGCGATGTCGAATTGGATTCCTTCGGTTGCCAGTCGGCGCCCCGACTGGATCGCTTCGGCGTGTCCCTGGTCCGACAATCCAACGTCGGTCCACCCGGTGAATCGATTCTGTAGGTTCCAGACGCTCTGGCCATGCCGAAGCAGCACCAGCGTCTTTTGCGATGGATTATTCATTGAACACGATCAATGGTTTTAACACTCCGTCTTCTTTGGTTTCCATCAGATGCAACGCCTTGTCGACATCATCAAAGGCGAACTTATGAGTCGTCAGCGGTGACGGATCGACTCGTCCACGCTCGATCAAACCTAGCAACCGAGACATGCGGACGTTTCCGCCGGGGCACAGTCCCGTTCGGATCACCTTGTCGCTCATCCCGACGCCCCACTCGACTCGCGGGATGTCGACGCTGTCACCGTGGCCAAAGTAGCCGGCAACGGAGATCGTTCCGCCTGGGCGAGTCGCTTTGACGCACGCCTCGAAGGTTGTTTGCCCGCCGAGGCATTCGATCGCTGAATCAACGCCGACGCCGCCGGTCAGCTTGCGGATCTCTTCCAGCGGATCGACTTGGGTGTAGTCCAGCGTCACGTCCGCACCGAAATGACGCGACATTTCCAAGCGTTTGGCGACACCATCGACTCCGATCACCAATCCGGCACCTAGTAGTCGAGCACCCACCGTGGCCATCAAACCGACGGGTCCCTGCGCGAAGATGACGACCGTGCCGCCCAGCGGGATGTTCGCGTGCTCGGCCCCCATGAACCCGGTCGACATCATGTCGCAGGCATAGACCGCGGTGTCGTCGCTGATCGAATGAGGTATAGGAGTCAGGTTCGCACTGGCATCGTTGACGTGGAAGTATTCGGCAAAGTTACCGTCCTTGGTGTTGGCGAACTTCCATCCACCCAACATGTCTTCGCACTGCGACGTGTATCCGCGTTGGCAGTTTTGGCAGTGAAAGCATGGCGTGATCGCGTTGACGGCCACCCGGTCCCCCTCCTGGAACCCGCGTACCTCGCTGCCCAATTTGGCGACCACACCCACCGCTTCATGGCCGAGAGTCAGGTTGGTTCGGTCTCCGATCGCGCCCTTCAACGTGTGGACGTCGGATGTGCAAACCAACGCGCGAGTGGTCTTGACGATGGCGTCGTTCGGGCCGGGTTCAGGAATGGGCTTGTCTGTGAACCCGACTTTCCCGATTCCTTCCATCACAAAGGCTTTCATCATCTTGGCCATCGCCGTCTCCGCAAAACTAGGTGTGGGTAACATTTTGAATCTGGCAGACTGCGTAAACGCAAACACCGTGCCAGCGGAATGTCGGGGCGATGGCAACCCCTTTCTACGCTGCAGTTGTGTCGCTATCGCTCGGTGGCACATCGCGGTGTCCACTATCGCGCGAATGTGCAAACGGGATTCATCGATAGACGTTGGGAAGTCAGCAAGACATCAGGTGTGGGGACGCCGCACGCTG
Protein-coding regions in this window:
- a CDS encoding NAD(P)-dependent alcohol dehydrogenase, translating into MLPTPSFAETAMAKMMKAFVMEGIGKVGFTDKPIPEPGPNDAIVKTTRALVCTSDVHTLKGAIGDRTNLTLGHEAVGVVAKLGSEVRGFQEGDRVAVNAITPCFHCQNCQRGYTSQCEDMLGGWKFANTKDGNFAEYFHVNDASANLTPIPHSISDDTAVYACDMMSTGFMGAEHANIPLGGTVVIFAQGPVGLMATVGARLLGAGLVIGVDGVAKRLEMSRHFGADVTLDYTQVDPLEEIRKLTGGVGVDSAIECLGGQTTFEACVKATRPGGTISVAGYFGHGDSVDIPRVEWGVGMSDKVIRTGLCPGGNVRMSRLLGLIERGRVDPSPLTTHKFAFDDVDKALHLMETKEDGVLKPLIVFNE